In Arthrobacter ramosus, one DNA window encodes the following:
- the msrA gene encoding peptide-methionine (S)-S-oxide reductase MsrA: MKTFVLGGGCFWCLDAVYQKTKGVSSVVSGYTGGHIRNPDYYDVCSGMTGHAEVVAVTFDEDIIPADIILDMFFALHDPTTLNRQGYDVGTQYRSSMFYTTTEEKILFEEAILRNQELWSKPIVTEVSRLPEFYEAESIHQDYYAKFPEQGYCQVIINPKLAKARKYYSSWLRA; encoded by the coding sequence TGCCTCGACGCCGTCTATCAGAAGACCAAGGGCGTCAGTTCCGTGGTTTCCGGTTACACGGGCGGGCACATCCGGAATCCTGACTATTACGATGTGTGCTCCGGAATGACGGGCCACGCGGAGGTCGTCGCCGTGACTTTCGACGAGGACATCATTCCGGCGGACATCATCCTTGACATGTTCTTTGCACTGCATGATCCCACCACGCTCAACCGCCAGGGCTACGACGTCGGAACCCAGTACCGTTCCTCGATGTTCTACACCACCACGGAAGAAAAAATCCTCTTCGAAGAGGCCATCCTGCGGAACCAGGAACTGTGGTCCAAGCCGATTGTGACCGAGGTCAGCAGGCTGCCGGAATTCTACGAAGCGGAATCCATCCACCAGGACTACTACGCCAAGTTCCCGGAGCAAGGCTATTGCCAGGTGATCATCAACCCCAAGCTGGCCAAGGCCCGGAAATATTACTCTTCGTGGCTCCGCGCGTAG
- the epsC gene encoding serine O-acetyltransferase EpsC, with product MSFFARLMEDLEAARSHDPAARGSFENFFAYSGLHAIWAHRLTHKLWQNPELRFPARLISQLARFLTGIEIHPGATIGRRFFIDHGMGVVIGETAEIGEDVMIYHGVTLGGRSLAKVKRHPTIGDRVTIGAGAKVLGPITIGADSAIGANAVVVKDAPPESIITGVPATWRHRDAKSETKPAVDPAEYYIEYRI from the coding sequence GTGAGCTTCTTCGCAAGACTTATGGAGGACCTCGAGGCCGCCCGGTCACATGACCCGGCGGCCCGAGGCTCCTTTGAGAACTTTTTTGCCTACTCCGGCCTGCACGCCATCTGGGCGCACCGCCTGACGCACAAATTGTGGCAAAACCCTGAGCTCCGCTTCCCGGCACGGCTCATTTCCCAGCTTGCGCGCTTCCTGACCGGGATCGAGATCCACCCCGGCGCGACCATCGGCCGCAGGTTCTTCATTGACCACGGCATGGGCGTGGTCATCGGTGAGACCGCCGAGATCGGCGAAGACGTCATGATCTACCACGGTGTGACGCTGGGCGGCCGTTCCTTGGCCAAGGTCAAGCGCCACCCCACCATCGGGGATCGGGTCACTATCGGAGCCGGGGCCAAGGTCCTTGGTCCCATCACCATAGGCGCCGACAGTGCGATAGGCGCCAACGCCGTCGTGGTCAAGGACGCACCGCCCGAGTCGATCATCACCGGCGTCCCAGCAACGTGGCGGCACCGTGATGCCAAGAGCGAAACGAAACCCGCCGTCGATCCCGCCGAGTACTACATCGAGTACCGGATCTAG
- the gndA gene encoding NADP-dependent phosphogluconate dehydrogenase: protein MSAHIGVTGLAVMGANLARNLARNGFTVALHNRSVEKTDALLAKHGTDGDFIRTETLQELVDSLEKPRRVLIMVKAGKPVDAVIDQLVPLLEPGDIVIDAGNSHYEDTRRRESALAEKDLHFVGVGVSGGEEGALNGPSIMPGGSKESYDALGPLLEKISAKVDGKPCCAWIGTDGAGHFVKMVHNGIEYADMQVIGEAFDLLRSGAGIEPAEQSRIFAEWNKGELASFLIEISAEVLGHVDAKTGKPFVDVVVDAAGQKGTGRWTVISALELGSPVSGIAESVFARALSSQAEQRKLGQELLAGEEIDVEVPENFVEDVRQALYASKLVSYAQGLDMLTSAAKEYGWDLKLDEIASLWRGGCIIRAELLKEITNAYAAEEKPANLLFAPAFTKAIAGALPAWRRVVATAVQLGIPVPVFSSSLAYYDGLRRKRLAAAVIQGQRDLFGAHTYGRVDAEGTFHTLWGEDKSEISAVDTH, encoded by the coding sequence ATGTCAGCACACATCGGTGTCACCGGCCTCGCGGTGATGGGCGCCAATCTGGCCCGCAACCTGGCCCGCAACGGCTTCACCGTTGCCCTGCACAACCGCTCCGTCGAAAAGACCGACGCCCTGCTGGCCAAGCACGGCACGGACGGCGACTTCATCCGCACGGAAACCCTCCAGGAACTCGTGGACTCCCTCGAGAAGCCCCGCCGCGTCCTGATCATGGTGAAGGCCGGCAAGCCGGTTGACGCCGTCATCGACCAGCTCGTTCCCTTGCTCGAACCCGGCGACATCGTGATCGACGCCGGCAACTCGCACTACGAGGACACCCGCCGCCGCGAATCCGCGCTGGCCGAAAAGGACCTGCACTTCGTGGGCGTCGGCGTTTCCGGCGGCGAAGAGGGCGCCCTCAACGGCCCCTCCATCATGCCCGGTGGTTCCAAGGAGTCCTACGACGCCCTGGGTCCGCTGCTCGAAAAGATCTCCGCCAAGGTTGACGGCAAGCCCTGCTGCGCCTGGATCGGCACCGACGGCGCCGGACACTTCGTCAAGATGGTCCACAACGGCATCGAATACGCCGACATGCAGGTCATCGGTGAAGCCTTCGATCTCCTGCGCTCCGGCGCCGGCATCGAGCCGGCCGAACAGTCCAGGATCTTCGCCGAATGGAACAAGGGCGAACTCGCTTCCTTCCTGATCGAAATCTCCGCAGAGGTCCTGGGCCACGTCGACGCCAAGACGGGCAAGCCGTTCGTCGATGTCGTCGTCGACGCCGCCGGCCAGAAGGGCACCGGCCGCTGGACCGTCATCTCCGCGCTCGAGCTCGGCTCCCCGGTGTCGGGCATCGCAGAGTCCGTCTTCGCCCGGGCCCTCTCTTCCCAGGCGGAACAGCGCAAGCTTGGCCAGGAGCTGCTCGCGGGCGAGGAAATCGACGTCGAGGTCCCCGAGAACTTCGTCGAGGACGTCCGCCAGGCGCTCTACGCCTCCAAGCTGGTGTCCTACGCCCAGGGCCTGGACATGCTGACCTCCGCCGCGAAGGAATACGGCTGGGACCTCAAGCTCGATGAAATCGCCTCGCTGTGGCGCGGCGGCTGCATCATCCGCGCCGAGCTGCTCAAGGAAATCACCAACGCCTACGCAGCCGAAGAGAAGCCGGCCAACCTGCTGTTCGCCCCGGCTTTCACCAAGGCGATCGCCGGCGCGCTGCCGGCCTGGCGCCGCGTGGTGGCAACGGCTGTCCAGCTGGGCATCCCGGTCCCCGTGTTCTCCTCCTCGCTGGCCTACTACGACGGACTTCGCCGCAAGCGCCTCGCCGCAGCGGTCATCCAGGGACAGCGCGACCTCTTCGGCGCGCACACCTACGGCCGCGTTGACGCCGAAGGCACCTTCCACACCCTGTGGGGCGAAGACAAGTCCGAGATCTCCGCAGTCGACACCCACTAA
- a CDS encoding FadR/GntR family transcriptional regulator yields the protein MSTSLHYRAVEHLGTRIVGGMLPTGHVMLAEHLEEELKVSRSVVREAVRVLQSLGLVETIKRVGIRVLPAHRWNPFDPLVIRWRLAGEGRGAQLRSLAELRSAVEPVAAELAAENAPEFLRGELVDISLAMREAGRAGDMPTFLDLDIRFHALVLSGSGNEMFANLIGQVTETLTGRTVHGLMPEHPKEAALQWHLDVAQGIRDGDGDKAREASSNIMRETIADLSPGWEGQPRVFVPVERR from the coding sequence ATGTCAACCAGTCTCCACTACCGCGCTGTCGAGCACCTGGGTACCAGGATCGTCGGCGGTATGCTCCCCACCGGTCACGTCATGTTGGCTGAGCACCTTGAGGAGGAGCTCAAAGTGTCGCGGTCGGTGGTACGGGAGGCCGTCAGGGTACTGCAGTCTTTGGGACTGGTTGAAACCATCAAGCGTGTTGGCATCCGGGTCCTCCCTGCGCACCGCTGGAATCCCTTCGATCCGCTTGTCATCCGCTGGCGGCTGGCCGGAGAAGGCCGCGGCGCACAGTTGCGCTCCCTCGCCGAACTCCGCTCCGCCGTCGAGCCTGTAGCCGCGGAACTGGCCGCGGAAAACGCTCCGGAGTTCCTGCGCGGCGAGCTGGTGGACATCTCCCTGGCCATGCGGGAAGCAGGGCGTGCGGGCGACATGCCCACCTTCCTGGACCTCGACATCCGCTTTCACGCCCTGGTGCTCTCCGGTTCCGGCAATGAAATGTTCGCGAACCTGATCGGGCAGGTCACGGAGACGCTCACCGGCCGGACGGTTCACGGCCTCATGCCGGAACATCCGAAGGAAGCGGCCCTGCAATGGCATCTGGATGTAGCCCAGGGCATCAGGGACGGAGACGGCGACAAGGCCCGCGAGGCCTCGTCCAACATCATGCGGGAGACGATCGCGGACCTGTCACCGGGCTGGGAAGGCCAGCCACGGGTATTCGTTCCAGTCGAGCGGCGCTGA
- the cysK gene encoding cysteine synthase A: protein MARIYDDVTQLIGGTPLVRLNRLTEGLDATVAVKLEFYNPANSVKDRIGVAIVDAAEKSGALKPGGTIVEGTSGNTGIALALVGAARGYKVILTMPETMSTERRVMLRAYGAEIVLTPGSEGMRGAVEKAQEIVANTENSVWAQQFANEANPEIHRTTTAEEIWADTDGGVDIFVGGVGTGGTITGVGQVLKERKPEIQIVAVEPKDSPILNGGAPGPHKIQGLGANFIPEILDTNVYDEVLDATLEDSVATARALGTKEGILGGISAGAAVWGALELAKRPENKDKLIVAIVPDFGERYISTVLFDDIRG from the coding sequence ATGGCACGGATCTACGACGACGTCACCCAGCTGATCGGCGGAACCCCCCTGGTCCGCTTGAACAGGCTCACCGAAGGCTTGGACGCCACGGTTGCCGTGAAGCTGGAGTTCTACAACCCCGCCAATAGCGTGAAGGACCGTATCGGCGTCGCCATCGTCGACGCCGCCGAGAAGTCCGGTGCGCTGAAACCGGGCGGCACCATCGTCGAGGGAACCTCCGGCAACACCGGCATCGCACTGGCCCTGGTCGGCGCGGCGCGTGGTTACAAGGTCATCCTGACCATGCCGGAAACCATGTCCACCGAGCGCCGCGTCATGCTGCGCGCCTACGGTGCTGAGATTGTCCTGACCCCCGGATCGGAAGGCATGCGCGGCGCCGTCGAAAAGGCCCAGGAAATCGTGGCCAACACCGAGAACTCCGTCTGGGCCCAGCAGTTCGCCAACGAGGCAAACCCGGAGATCCACCGCACCACCACGGCCGAGGAAATCTGGGCAGACACCGACGGTGGCGTGGACATCTTCGTCGGCGGCGTCGGCACGGGAGGCACCATCACCGGCGTCGGGCAGGTCCTGAAGGAGCGCAAGCCCGAAATCCAGATCGTGGCCGTTGAGCCCAAGGACTCCCCCATCCTGAACGGCGGCGCCCCCGGCCCGCACAAGATCCAGGGCCTGGGTGCGAACTTCATTCCGGAAATCCTGGACACCAACGTCTACGACGAGGTTCTCGACGCAACCCTCGAGGACTCAGTTGCCACCGCACGTGCCCTCGGCACCAAGGAAGGCATCCTGGGCGGCATCTCGGCCGGCGCGGCCGTCTGGGGCGCACTGGAGCTCGCGAAGCGTCCGGAGAACAAGGACAAGCTCATCGTGGCAATCGTTCCCGACTTCGGCGAACGTTACATCTCCACGGTGCTTTTTGACGACATTCGCGGCTGA
- a CDS encoding oxidoreductase has product MPQRVAFVTGASTGIGFEAAIKLSKAGMVVYAGARRVEKMEPLKTHGIKVLSLDVTEDDSMKAAVDLVLADQGRIDVLVNNAGYGSYGSLEEVPLDEGRRQFEVNVFGLARMSQLVIPVMRAAASGRIINVSSIGGKMYEPLGAWYHATKFAVEGLSDSLRLELRPHGIDVAIIEPAGTDTEWGTIAGESLLTVSGHGPYREQAGIVAAALASTSGTALSTHPRTVAGAIVHAATSRRPRTRYPVGRGAWTILALRRVLPDRAFDTVFWNGYKRFSG; this is encoded by the coding sequence ATGCCGCAACGCGTCGCATTTGTCACAGGTGCGTCAACCGGAATCGGTTTCGAAGCCGCCATCAAGCTCAGCAAGGCAGGGATGGTCGTGTACGCGGGGGCGCGGCGGGTCGAAAAGATGGAGCCGCTCAAAACCCACGGAATCAAGGTGTTGTCCTTGGACGTCACTGAGGATGACTCGATGAAGGCCGCCGTGGACCTTGTCCTGGCTGATCAGGGACGGATCGACGTACTGGTCAACAACGCCGGATACGGGTCCTACGGTTCCTTGGAGGAGGTTCCGCTGGATGAGGGCCGGCGCCAGTTCGAGGTCAACGTCTTCGGTCTCGCCCGGATGTCCCAGCTGGTGATTCCCGTGATGCGTGCTGCGGCTTCCGGCAGGATCATCAACGTGTCCTCGATCGGCGGCAAAATGTATGAACCGCTGGGCGCCTGGTACCACGCGACAAAATTCGCCGTCGAGGGCCTTAGCGACTCGCTGCGCCTGGAACTGAGGCCCCACGGCATCGACGTCGCAATCATCGAGCCTGCCGGCACGGACACTGAATGGGGAACCATCGCGGGGGAGAGCCTGCTGACGGTCTCGGGACATGGACCGTATCGAGAACAGGCCGGGATCGTGGCGGCCGCCCTGGCATCGACCTCGGGAACCGCTCTTTCGACGCACCCGCGTACCGTGGCGGGCGCCATCGTCCATGCGGCGACTTCGCGAAGGCCCAGGACCCGTTACCCGGTGGGCAGGGGAGCCTGGACCATCCTGGCCTTACGGAGGGTGCTTCCCGACCGGGCCTTCGACACCGTTTTCTGGAACGGTTACAAACGCTTTTCCGGCTAG